A stretch of Lactuca sativa cultivar Salinas chromosome 6, Lsat_Salinas_v11, whole genome shotgun sequence DNA encodes these proteins:
- the LOC111895152 gene encoding deSI-like protein At4g17486 — protein sequence MLCGMMRKKKKTGTPVYINVYDLMPVNSFIYWFGLGFFHSGVQVYGVEYAFGGSDNSRPGILKLEPKHFQGLQIRKSILIGRTEMDEQECREFIKKMAKEYPGNSYNIIFRNCNHFANDASKRLTKKSIPGWINRLARLNFLYSCLLPDGWNETPPRTVVAANNNKK from the exons ATGTTGTGTGGAATGATGCGCAAGAAAAAGAAAACAGGAACTCCTGTATATATAAATGTGTATGATCTTATGCCTGTCAATAGTTTCATATATTGGTTTGGCCTTGGTTTTTTTCACTCTGGTGttcaag TTTATGGGGTCGAGTATGCGTTTGGTGGTAGCGACAATTCGAGACCTGGAATACTCAAATTGGAACCAAAACATTTCCAAGGTTTACAAATAAGGAAATCTATTTTAATTGGAAGAACAGAAATGGATGAACAAGAATGCAGAGAATTCATAAAGAAAATGGCAAAAGAGTATCCTGGAAATAGTTACAACATCATTTTCAGAAACTGCAATCATTTTGCGAATGATGCGTCTAAAAGATTGACCAAAAAGTCAATCCCAGGGTGGATCAATCGACTCGCTCGACTCA attTTCTTTATTCTTGCCTTCTTCCGGATGGTTGGAATGAAACACCGCCTAGAACAGTTGTCGCAGCTAATAATAACAAGAAGTAG